TGGGCAAAAGAAATATTGCGAAGGGCTCCTATGCAAAATCATTACCTGGCATTTTCCGGCGGTGGACAAAATACAACTTACCGTTTGTCTGTTGGTTATTTTAACCAGGAAGCGATTGTACGAGGTAAGTTTAAAACCGAACGGTTTAATCTCAGCTTTAACCTCAATTCACAAGTAAAGCCCTGGCTAAACATCAGCAACGTTACAAATTCGTATTGGGCAAAAGTAATTGGACCTACGGGAGGATCAGATGCCATTTTAGGCGAAACAGGTATCATCAATCAATTCCAACGTTCGCATCCTGTTGTACCTGCTTATTATTCAAACGGAGAATATGGTTTTGTGGATGGTTCCTATTTAAAAGTAAATGCAGGTCCGCCAATCACCAATCCACTCAGACGTGGTGTGTTAGGCGATTATAAAGACAATGAATTGAATATTGCCGACAGGATTGCTGTAAAAGCTGACATCTTTAAAGGTCTTTCATTTGAAACCAGTGGAAGTGCGAATGTGCTGTTTGGCTACACATCAAATTTCACACCCACCAGTGATGTGAAAGATTGGGCAGGTAATATTGTTTCACAAAACTTAGTAAACTCTTTACGTAAGAGCAACCGCTTTAATTACCGGCTGTTAAATGAAAATATATTACGCTATGCCAAAAAGTTTGGCACTAGCCATGATCTTTCTGTATTAGCAGGCCATTCAGTTATTTATAACCGCAGCAATGGGTTTACAGGTAATTTGGAAGGATTCCCAACAAATAATTTACAGGAGTTCAATGGAGGAGGTAATTTAAATCCAAATGTATCAGGCAGTGCAAGTGTAGAAAAGCTGCAGTCTTTTTTTGGAAGAGTGAATTATATACTCAACGGAAAATATTTGTTTGAAGCGAATGTAAGAAGGGACGGTTCTTCAAAATTCGGACCGAATAATAAGTATGGAACTTTCCCCTCTGCATCAGCAGGCTGGAGAATAAGCGAAGAAAAATTCATATCGAAAATAAAATGGATTTCTGATTTAAAATTAAGAGCCAGTTGGGGAATCACCGGTAATGATAACATTGATAACAATCTCTACTCTCAAAACTATTCCGTTTCAGGCGACTACTTTATTGGTAACACAATTGTAAGTACAGTGGCTTTAACGTCACTTGCAAATGAGAATATCCGTTGGGAAACAGTGGAGCAATACAATATTGGGTTGGATGCCGGTTTCTTCAGCAACCGCTTACAATTCACCGCCGATCATTTCAAACGCATAAGCACTGATCTTTTATACAGTAACTATCCCATTCCTGCTACGATAGGCATATCAAGTTTAGGCGCACAAAACGCTGCTGATATGGTAAATGAAGGCACAGAGTTGAGTTTGAACTATCGGAACAAAAGCAGAAAATTAAACTACAGCTTCGGTGCCAGTTTGAGTTTATTTAAAGACAATAAAGTGACCGGCCTGGGACAAGGCGGCAGAGAAACGATTGGTGCTGAAACAATCATAAGAGTAGGTGTTCCTTTTAATGCTTTATTCGGCTACCAGGTAATTGGTATTTTCCAAACTGCTGCTGAGGTTGCAGCCGCTCCCCGACAATTTGCAAATACCCGAACAGCTCCCGGAGATTTTCAATATGCTGATCTGAATAAAGACGGTGTTATTAATGAAAGCGACCGGACTATTATTGGTAATCCATTCCCAAGATCGGTATACAGTGTTAATGGAAACCTGGATTATATGGGAATTGATTTCACTTTTACTGTGGAAGGTGTGGGAAGAATTGAACGGGTGTTGAATGATAACGGGCAGCGTGTAATGGAAGACAGCAGGAATAATGTACTCTCTTATTTGATTGACCGCTGGACTCCGGCTAATCCGTCCACTAAATATCCACGTGCAGGCGGGCAGAATAATGCAGTTGTTTCTACTTTTTTTGTGGAAGATGTATCCTATACACGTTTAAGAAATGTAGAACTTGGTTATACATTGCCTGTTAAGCTGAGTGGTAAATTCGGAATTTCCAAGTTGCGGTTTTATGTAAGCGGACAGAATTTACTCACCGTAACAAAGTTTGAAAATTTTGATCCTGAAAGACAAAGAGGCGGAAGTACAGATCAAAACGCTCCGCTGTACAAAGTGTATACGTTTGGTTTAAATGTTAAATTTTAATTGTAAATAATTAATATAAAAAGACTCACATGAAAAAATTACTATTTCTTATTTCAATTGTTGCTTTTACGTCGTGTAAAAAAAGTTATTTGGAGAGCCCATCTCTCGGTAGCCTGGCAGCAGAAAATTTCTGGAAAACGGAAAGTGATGCATTGTTGGGTATACATGCCATTTATGATGCTTTGCAGGATCGCATCCAGTATAGCGGTAACCTAAATGGTTTTGCAGCCGCAGGTTTCCCCATGTATGATTGTTTTGGCGATAATGTTTTTAATGCTACGGGTTGGCTGTTTGTAGGACCGGGTAATTATATGTTGGGCAATGTTGATCCTAATTACCAGTTATTTCAAACGCTGTGGGGATCGCTGTACAGGGGTATTGGCAGGGCAAATCTTGCGATTGAAAACATCCAGAAGATGCCGGAAACTGCAATCACTGCTCAGAAAAAAAATCAACTGCTGGCACAGGCTTATTTTCTAAGAGGGTTGTTTTACTCTCATATAGCTGTGTATTATGTGGAGGCACCACTTGTTTTAAAAGTGCAGACATTAGAAGAGGCGCTTGTGCCAAAAAATTCGTATCAGGAAATTTCAGATCAGGTGGTTAAAGACTTGAAATTTGCTGCAGATAATTTGCCTGTTTCTTATCCTGCTGCACAGTATGGTTATGCTACTAAGGGTGCTGCCCTGGGTATTTTGGCAAGATTTTATTTATACAATAAAGATTACCAGGGTGTGCTGGATGCTACTTCAACTCTTTTGACTTTGGGCTATAGTTTGAATGGAAATTATGCTCAACTGTTTACTGAAGCTGGAGAATCGTCTAAAGAAATAATATTTGCAGTTCGGTTCAACCAGGATGTATCTAGTAATAATGAATTGTTTTCAGCAACTTTTTTAACCATTCCAAGGGTTGAATCTGCGCCAATGAAAAATTTAGTGAATGAATACTATTGTACAGATGGTAAACCCATCACAACTTCTCCTTTGTACAATCCGGTTAGTCCCGGTTTAAACAGAGACCCCCGTTGCGGCGCAACAATCTATTTCCCCGGGGATATTTTTCTTACAGATTTAAACAGGGCCTTTACAGGAAATACTGCAACCAAATTTGGACAACGCAAATATGTTAGAAGAGCTGCTTCTTCCACAGGTATTGCAGTTTCATCACCCGGAGGTCAGGATTTTATTGTACTTCGCTATGCAGATGTTTTATTAATGCGTGCAGAAGCATTTCTTGAAACAAACCAGTTGTTGAATGTATATCCATTAATAAACCAGGTGAGAGCAAGGGTGTCAATGCCTTCAATTGAATCAGTTGAAGGAAGCGGCTTATCGCAAACAGCATTGAGAGCAATTGTAAGACGTGAACGACGTGTGGAATTAGCTATTGAGGGTTTACGGTTTTTTGATTTAAAGAGGTGGGGTACTATGCAGGCCGCTTTTCAGGCAGTAGTTGCAGATGCAGTCCCGGGTTATGCTCCTACTTATCGTGGATTAAAATCTGAAACGTTTCCAATTCCAGTTACTGAGTTGAACGTTAATAATAAACTTGTGCAAAATACCCCGTGGCAATAAACCACCTTATTTTTTTACATCTATTTATTAAAAATGAAAACAATAATTATAAATATTTTATTACTGTCAGTTGTTTTTACAGCCTGTAAAAAAACAGAAGGTGATAAATACAATGGATTTCAGTCAAGCAACAATTTAACGATTGCTTCGGGCTTAAATATGGGAGAACAAAGAGTTACGTTAAGCCCAGATTCTATTTATTCAGATATTAATTCCGGCCCTTTGTTTAAAGCATTGCCTGCCGGTTTTGACAATAACATTGCGTCTTTTGATCTGCCGAAAGGTTATATGGTGGTTTTTGCAGAAAATAATGATGGCTCCGGCGAATCGTCCTGTTATGTAGCATCGAAAGCGCCTATCCGGCTTAATTTCTCGCCAAGGCTGAGAGATAAGGTTTCATATATACGCTATATACCAATCGATAATCCTTCAAAGAAAGGTGTTGCGTTTACAGATAGCAATGTGGTGAAACAATTTAATACTTCATGGTATTATGGCTGGAGTATAAACAGACCATCATTTGGACCAATGAATTTTATACCAATGACATGGGGCAAAGGAACTGCTACGGTGGCTGATGTAAATTATTTGGTGGGTAGAAAAGATATCAATCATTTATTGTCTTTTAATGAACCGGATAATTCCGGCCAGTCAAATATTGCCAGCATCGACACTGCCATTGCCAGGTACAGAATAATGATGCAAACCGGATTGAGATTAGGTTCTCCGGCTGTTGAACAGAATAACGCATTTGTTGCAGGTAAATGGTTGCCCATGTTTATGGATTCTGCAAAAGCTAAAAAACTAAGAATCGATTATGTTTGTTTGCATTGGTACGATTGGGGGAATGAAAACAGCAATACAGGCGGTGATACGCTCGTTGCAGAGCAAGTGTTCACAAGGTTTAAAGCGTATGTTGAAAGAGCCAGGTTAACTTACCCTGATCAAAAATTATGGTTAACAGAGTATAATTGTAATCCAAGCAGAAATGCCCGTCCTAATCTGATAAAATATTTTATGCAGTTATCGTCTGAATGGCTGAATACTGTTCCATACGTAGAGCGGTATGCATATTTTCAAACACGCACAGGTGCTGTAGATGCAAACGGCAACTTGAATGATCTGGCAAAATTCTGGAATAGTTTGCCTTCTCCGCCTGTTTTTCCGGTAAACATTGATTAATTAAATCTTATTTGCTTATTTAAAATAACCCCATAATCTATTATATGGGGTTGCTTTTTTGTTCAGCTTCTGTAAACTTGTATTTTCTTAATAAAAAGGAAAGGAATTATGTGAACGTTGTGGAGTGATAACATTTTATACTTGTTATCTAAACGAAAACGAGTTGTAATTGATAAATAATTTTTCTGTTGGTATTACTAGTTAAGTATTGGGAAACCCTGTTAGCTTTAATGTTTATATGCAACCAAGTGTGCTGCACTTGGATTATTGGCAAGGTTTCATGTTTATAATAAAAATTATCAGTGTGTGCTGTATGCAACATCAACTTTGCTCATGCCGGGTTATAATTTAAATACCAGTTACGCACAGTTGTTTACCGAGCAAGATTTGCTGGTCAAGGTTGTGCGATGCCAAATGGTGGCTGGCCTCTCACATTTTATGGTCGGATATTGTAGAACTGTAAAAAGGTTTTTTGGTATGGAAAGTAGACGATAATTATGATTGGATATAACTTACAAAAGGGTTTCAATGTTTTTTACATTGAAACCTTTTGCATATAAATCCATTCTCAGATTCCATTATTTATATAAATAATAAGATGCAATAATGCTAAAATATTTAGTAATTCTGATTATCTTTGTTTCAAATGTTGCCGACAAGAGCTCATATTATTGCCCAACTGCAAAGGGATTTGTTGAAGATTACAGGTATTAAACCTGCAGGCAATTTTGAATCATTGCCTGCAGGTTTGGGCTTTTTAAAGAAACATCTGCCACAGGCAACTTTTCCCCTCGGTGCAGTCCATGAATTTGTGAGTAGCAGTAATGAGAGTAATGCTGCTACCGAAGGCTTTGTGTCGGCATTAATGGGTACAGTAATTAAAACGAATGTGGCAACAGTTTGGATCAGTTCCAAAAAAACATTATTTCCACCCGCATTGAAATTGTTTGGTATTGATCCAGACCGAATCATTTTTATCCACTTGCATAAGGAAAAGGATTTGCTGTGGACAATGGAAGAAGCCTTAAAATGTAATGGACTATCTGCGGTTGTTTGTGAATTGCAGGAGCTGAGTTTTACATCATCACGCAGGTTTCAGTTAGCTGTTGAACAAAGTTTGGTAACAGGATTTATTCTGCGTGTCAATCCACGCAAATTAACAGCAACAGCGTGTGTCAGCCGCTGGCAAATTTCTTCATTAGCAAGTGAAGCAAGTGGTATGCCTGGAGTTGGTTATCCAAGGTGGAATGTGGAGTTATTAAAAATGCGAAATGGGAAACCGGGTTCATGGCAGGTTGAATGGAATGCAGATGCGTTTCGTTTGCATGAGAATTTCGCAGCAATTGAGTTTGAGCAACAAAAGAAAACGGGATGAGATGGCGAAGCGATTTGTGGCGATATGGTTCCGTTATTTAAAAACGGATTGGTTTGTGCGTCGGGAAAAAAC
The DNA window shown above is from Lacibacter sp. H375 and carries:
- a CDS encoding SusC/RagA family TonB-linked outer membrane protein codes for the protein MSLKSFSQTTTVSGTVTNAGDNTPVAGVSVVQQGSEKGTTTNQKGFFSLSVSGSKPVLVFSSVGFQTFTLAWDGSSAIAVKLEPEVAALQDVVVVGYGTQKKVNQTGATQTLKFSDAVNQPVSNSGQLMYGKFSGVQITQGGGLPGADGSSVLIRGLGTFGSSTPLVVIDNIQYSGLNEFNNLSPADIESISVLKDAAAGAIYGARAANGVIIVTTKKGKSGAGTVVYNSYYGIQEATVVPKYLNAPDYATLINERDINQTGPTTSLRYTLDEIQAMQDGNKPDQFSNTNWAKEILRRAPMQNHYLAFSGGGQNTTYRLSVGYFNQEAIVRGKFKTERFNLSFNLNSQVKPWLNISNVTNSYWAKVIGPTGGSDAILGETGIINQFQRSHPVVPAYYSNGEYGFVDGSYLKVNAGPPITNPLRRGVLGDYKDNELNIADRIAVKADIFKGLSFETSGSANVLFGYTSNFTPTSDVKDWAGNIVSQNLVNSLRKSNRFNYRLLNENILRYAKKFGTSHDLSVLAGHSVIYNRSNGFTGNLEGFPTNNLQEFNGGGNLNPNVSGSASVEKLQSFFGRVNYILNGKYLFEANVRRDGSSKFGPNNKYGTFPSASAGWRISEEKFISKIKWISDLKLRASWGITGNDNIDNNLYSQNYSVSGDYFIGNTIVSTVALTSLANENIRWETVEQYNIGLDAGFFSNRLQFTADHFKRISTDLLYSNYPIPATIGISSLGAQNAADMVNEGTELSLNYRNKSRKLNYSFGASLSLFKDNKVTGLGQGGRETIGAETIIRVGVPFNALFGYQVIGIFQTAAEVAAAPRQFANTRTAPGDFQYADLNKDGVINESDRTIIGNPFPRSVYSVNGNLDYMGIDFTFTVEGVGRIERVLNDNGQRVMEDSRNNVLSYLIDRWTPANPSTKYPRAGGQNNAVVSTFFVEDVSYTRLRNVELGYTLPVKLSGKFGISKLRFYVSGQNLLTVTKFENFDPERQRGGSTDQNAPLYKVYTFGLNVKF
- a CDS encoding RagB/SusD family nutrient uptake outer membrane protein, whose product is MKKLLFLISIVAFTSCKKSYLESPSLGSLAAENFWKTESDALLGIHAIYDALQDRIQYSGNLNGFAAAGFPMYDCFGDNVFNATGWLFVGPGNYMLGNVDPNYQLFQTLWGSLYRGIGRANLAIENIQKMPETAITAQKKNQLLAQAYFLRGLFYSHIAVYYVEAPLVLKVQTLEEALVPKNSYQEISDQVVKDLKFAADNLPVSYPAAQYGYATKGAALGILARFYLYNKDYQGVLDATSTLLTLGYSLNGNYAQLFTEAGESSKEIIFAVRFNQDVSSNNELFSATFLTIPRVESAPMKNLVNEYYCTDGKPITTSPLYNPVSPGLNRDPRCGATIYFPGDIFLTDLNRAFTGNTATKFGQRKYVRRAASSTGIAVSSPGGQDFIVLRYADVLLMRAEAFLETNQLLNVYPLINQVRARVSMPSIESVEGSGLSQTALRAIVRRERRVELAIEGLRFFDLKRWGTMQAAFQAVVADAVPGYAPTYRGLKSETFPIPVTELNVNNKLVQNTPWQ
- a CDS encoding glycosyl hydrolase, which produces MKTIIINILLLSVVFTACKKTEGDKYNGFQSSNNLTIASGLNMGEQRVTLSPDSIYSDINSGPLFKALPAGFDNNIASFDLPKGYMVVFAENNDGSGESSCYVASKAPIRLNFSPRLRDKVSYIRYIPIDNPSKKGVAFTDSNVVKQFNTSWYYGWSINRPSFGPMNFIPMTWGKGTATVADVNYLVGRKDINHLLSFNEPDNSGQSNIASIDTAIARYRIMMQTGLRLGSPAVEQNNAFVAGKWLPMFMDSAKAKKLRIDYVCLHWYDWGNENSNTGGDTLVAEQVFTRFKAYVERARLTYPDQKLWLTEYNCNPSRNARPNLIKYFMQLSSEWLNTVPYVERYAYFQTRTGAVDANGNLNDLAKFWNSLPSPPVFPVNID
- a CDS encoding ImuA family protein, translating into MLKITGIKPAGNFESLPAGLGFLKKHLPQATFPLGAVHEFVSSSNESNAATEGFVSALMGTVIKTNVATVWISSKKTLFPPALKLFGIDPDRIIFIHLHKEKDLLWTMEEALKCNGLSAVVCELQELSFTSSRRFQLAVEQSLVTGFILRVNPRKLTATACVSRWQISSLASEASGMPGVGYPRWNVELLKMRNGKPGSWQVEWNADAFRLHENFAAIEFEQQKKTG